In Topomyia yanbarensis strain Yona2022 chromosome 2, ASM3024719v1, whole genome shotgun sequence, one DNA window encodes the following:
- the LOC131680815 gene encoding uncharacterized protein K02A2.6-like, producing MIREITDFAAHAVAVPWEEMVEATKSDTELQTILEMVEQDKRDELPIEFRIFANELCRVGDILLRGDRIVVPRILRARILRIAHEGHLGTSMMKSTLRLSVWWPKMDRDVETFVRNCRGCILVSAPDAPEPMIRKQMPAGPWQEIAVDFMGPLPEGQWLFVVVDYYSRFVEVVEMKNTTAIDTIRELSTIFGRFGVPITMRADNGPQLSSECKELRQFCEELNIKLVNTIPYWPQANGEVERQNRSILKRLRIAQELGKDWRLELRKYLLAYHSTIHSTTGKTPSELMFGRRIRNKLPSIPEYKEDGEVRDRDKIVKEKGKEYSDNKRKARSNEIEEGEYVYVKRQRKENKLAADYSSELFKVIKRMGSEVKIKSLISGNEYKRYVSHLKKAEVQAQETDRRSEYSQTGLPIRAENSNAEKGSEYRIDGLRQDEFSEESAHDAGALGPDKRRRLAPKRFQDYVPF from the coding sequence ATGATTAGGGAGATAACAGACTTTGCTGCGCACGCTGTGGCTGTTCCTTGGGAAGAAATGGTGGAAGCTACCAAATCGGATACGGAATTACAAACGATTCTAGAGATGGTTGAACAAGATAAACGTGATGAACTGCCAATTGAGTTTCGGATCTTCGCTAATGAATTATGTAGAGTTGGAGACATCCTATTACGCGGAGATCGTATAGTAGTCCCTAGGATACTGCGGGCCCGGATTCTTCGTATCGCTCACGAGGGGCATCTGGGAACCTCAATGATGAAATCAACGTTGCGTTTATCGGTGTGGTGGCCCAAGATGGACAGAGATGTGGAGACTTTCGTCAGGAATTGCCGTGGTTGTATATTGGTATCAGCACCAGATGCACCAGAGCCCATGATAAGGAAACAAATGCCCGCAGGACCTTGGCAGGAAATAGCCGTTGATTTTATGGGACCACTGCCTGAAGGTCAATGGCTATTCGTGGTAGTGGACTATTACAGCCGTTTCGTAGAAGTTGTGGAAATGAAGAATACCACTGCTATCGACACAATACGAGAATTATCGACGATATTCGGTCGGTTTGGAGTCCCTATCACAATGAGAGCTGATAACGGGCCCCAATTGAGTAGTGAATGTAAGGAGCTTAGGCAATTCTGtgaagaattaaatattaaaCTGGTGAACACGATTCCGTACTGGCCTCAAGCGAATGGAGAGGTAGAGCGTCAGAATAGAAGCATATTGAAACGCCTACGAATCGCGCAGGAATTAGGCAAGGACTGGCGTTTAGAACTGAGAAAATATTTACTGGCATACCATTCTACAATTCATTCGACAACAGGAAAGACCCCTTCGGAGCTGATGTTCGGGCGCAGGATTAGAAATAAACTGCCATCGATACCGGAGTACAAAGAAGATGGGGAAGTTCGAGATAGGGATAAAATCGTTAAGGAAAAGGGGAAGGAATACTCCGACAACAAACGGAAGGCTCGTAGTAATGAAATTGAAGAGGGGGAATATGTCTACGTTAAACGACAGAGAAAGGAAAACAAATTGGCTGCCGATTATTCTTCGGAGCTGTTCAAAGTAATCAAACGAATGGGTTCAGAAGTTAAAATTAAATCATTAATATCAGGGAACGAATATAAACGTTATGTATCACATCTTAAGAAAGCAGAAGTACAAGCACAGGAGACAGATAGACGATCAGAATATTCTCAAACAGGGTTACCAATAAGGGCGGAAAATTCTAACGCCGAGAagggttcagaatatcgaatAGATGGCCTTCGACAGGATGAGTTTAGCGAAGAATCGGCGCATGATGCAGGTGCTTTAGGGCCAGATAAACGAAGACGTTTGGCTCCCAAGAGGTTCCAAGACTACGTgcctttttaa
- the LOC131684771 gene encoding uncharacterized protein K02A2.6-like → MDLTRIIPPFRCNEMEKTKLHKEWQIWKRSLEYYFEAEDITDQKRKRAKLLHLGGPQLQALFQSLPNSERFAVVSLEKAYYDVAIQSFDDFFQPGQQDVLERHNLRRMKQQEGERFAEFVIRIRQQISECGVDKFEPSVSKILTDIMLTDTIVEGCVSDELRKQILQKDRSLEEIEEIGKSLEGVQRQLKDFGSTREQLNQHERVYDIQAKRRYQPPNSKTTGDFQLKSKNSEIKCFKCGLFGHISTDTRCPARGKRCKRCNKPGHFEVRCRMQAKAPFSGKAEATDAKRIRVIDHAAQDVQGTRESDAIESSESSTINLPKTYYAFYSGNESNMVTCVIGGVSHQMLVDSGAEANLITDFDWEKLKSSGIEVISCKKGTDRVLKGYANSIPLTVLGTFKAVVWVGTRSVVAEFFVVQGGQRALLGDTTSKRLGILKVGMGIDQVTGNFEPLTKITGVCVHIHLDPNFKPIFQPMRRVPVPLEEAVNDKLKELMARDIIEEKKGPVSWVSPLVVVGKANGEPRICLDLRRVNEAVLRERHPMPVIDDFLARIGPKMIRSKLDVKDSFLQLELDEVSRDAMVFLTARGLYRFKRMPFGLVSAPEVFQKTMDAILAGCEGTWWYIDDVYIEGKDKKEHDERVEKVESFLEQSNVNFFFSY, encoded by the coding sequence ATGGATTTGACACGAATTATACCACCTTTTAGATGCAATGAAATggagaaaacaaaattacacaAAGAATGGCAGATTTGGAAAAGATCGTTGGAATATTATTTCGAGGCGGAGGACATTACCGATCAGAAACGAAAACGAGCTAAACTTCTGCACCTCGGCGGGCCTCAGTTACAGGCGTTATTCCAGTCGCTTCCAAACAGCGAGCGATTTGCAGTGGTATCTCTGGAGAAGGCATACTATGATGTGGCCATCCAATcattcgatgatttttttcaaccggGACAACAAGACGTCTTGGAGCGCCATAATTTACGGAGGATGAAGCAACAAGAAGGCGAAAGGTTTGCCGAGTTCGTTATCAGGATTAGACAACAAATAAGTGAGTGTGGTGTTGACAAGTTCGAACCGAGCGTTTCAAAGATCCTTACGGACATCATGCTAACGGATACCATAGTAGAGGGTTGTGTGTCAGACGAGCTGCGGAAACAGATTTTGCAGAAGGATCGCTCATTAGAGGAAATTGAAGAAATCGGAAAGTCACTAGAGGGAGTGCAAAGACAATTGAAGGATTTTGGATCAACCCGAGAACAATTGAATCAACACGAGCGTGTGTACGATATTCAGGCCAAACGGCGGTATCAACCCCCAAACTCGAAGACAACTGGAGACTTCCAACTTAAGTCCAAGAATTCTGaaataaaatgttttaaatGTGGGCTTTTTGGACATATATCCACGGACACACGATGCCCTGCCAGAGGAAAACGATGCAAGCGTTGCAATAAACCAGGGCATTTTGAAGTCCGATGTCGAATGCAGGCTAAAGCGCCTTTTTCTGGGAAGGCAGAGGCGACAGACGCCAAGAGGATTCGGGTGATTGATCATGCAGCTCAAGACGTGCAAGGTACTCGAGAATCAGATGCGATTGAGTCTAGTGAATCGTCTACGATTAACTTACCAAAAACATATTACGCTTTCTATTCGGGGAACGAGTCTAATATGGTTACATGCGTGATTGGTGGAGTTTCACACCAGATGTTGGTAGACTCTGGAGCAGAAGCAAACCTGATTACCGATTTTGATTGGGAGAAATTGAAGTCATCGGGAATCGAAGTGATCAGCTGTAAAAAAGGAACTGACCGTGTGCTAAAGGGTTATGCCAACTCGATACCGCTTACGGTATTAGGTACGTTTAAAGCAGTTGTCTGGGTTGGTACAAGATCGGTGGTAGCCGAGTTTTTCGTGGTCCAGGGGGGACAACGCGCTCTTCTGGGAGACACTACATCGAAACGTTTAGGAATATTGAAAGTTGGCATGGGAATAGATCAGGTAACAGGAAATTTTGAACCTCTTACTAAGATCACCGGTGTTTGCGTGCATATCCACTTGGATCCAAATTTCAAACCAATATTTCAACCAATGAGGAGAGTTCCGGTGCCACTAGAAGAAGCCGTTAACGACAAGCTTAAGGAGCTGATGGCGAGGGATATCATCGAAGAGAAGAAGGGGCCGGTGAGCTGGGTATCTCCCTTGGTGGTGGTTGGGAAGGCGAATGGCGAACCCAGGATTTGCCTTGATCTGAGAAGAGTGAATGAAGCTGTTTTGAGGGAAAGACACCCAATGCCAGTGATCGATGATTTCCTTGCCAGAATTGGACCAAAAATGATTCGTAGCAAACTAGATGTCAAAGATTCATTTTTACAACTTGAACTGGATGAAGTTTCGAGAGATGCGATGGTGTTTCTCACAGCACGGGGACTGTACAGATTTAAGCGCATGCCTTTCGGGTTGGTATCGGCACCAGAGGTTTTTCAGAAAACAATGGACGCGATACTGGCTGGATGTGAGGGGACCTGGTGGTACATTGATGACGTTTATATCGAAGGCAAGGATAAAAAGGAGCATGATGAACGTGTCGAAAAGGTAGAGTCATTTCTGGAGCAATCtaatgtaaacttttttttttcttattaa